The Papaver somniferum cultivar HN1 chromosome 6, ASM357369v1, whole genome shotgun sequence genome segment CTTCCTTCAAAGCGAACCTCGAGAACAACCTAAATACCTACAATAcaagggtttgttgaaaatattcaacaattacaccTTCCACAGTCCAGTGTATTTCCTTCATTTATCCAGTCCACAGACGGTAATGTCAGGCTGTTCATTCGTACACAGTTCATATAGGGGATATAGATACCACACTACTAGAGACGACTCAAGCTGTGTGTGGTATCTATATCCCCTATATGAACCGAATCTCATGTTTGAGATTAGTAGTGCAATTGTTCACAACTACATAAACAACCAGTTCATTCGCAATTTGAAGCTACGCATCCAACCCCAATTCGAAGTTTAACTAATGTTTTGCTACGTAGTTTTGTTCTAGCAAAAGATTTAGACTTGCTAATTTCATTCAATGGATAACAAACAATATGGCCACTCATGTAAGAATATCACAATTCTACAAGTAACTACCATGGCAGATGTACAACATTGTGCATTCATCAAAAGTTCACCCAATTAGATAAACAAAActgcatacaatatgtagaaaaCAAAACCTCTAGAAACCCCAAATGTTGCAATTACAGGGTTTATAAATTATCAGATAGTATACACTGTTATAGAAACCCCAAATTTTACACAGTTAACGCAACCATGAGTGTAATTTGATCATAGGCCATTTTTATACAatgattcttgatttttgtttttccctAATGCGATACGAATATGATCTTTAACAGATTGATGTTAAAAATTCTAAGAGAATGAAAACCAAAAGTAGAGCCTAATTTACAAACAAAAACAGACCTCAAGGCCTCAATCGCTGCAAACCCTCACGAGCCAACACGGAACTAGGTTCAATCTTCTTCGCACTTTCATACGCCACTCTGGCTTCATCAACCATCTCCTTCTGTTCATAACACTGACCTAAAATACAATAGGCTTTAGAATTCTCTGAACTCAGTTTAACCGATTCAATCAAATCAGCAATAGCTGAATCAACTCTTCTTCTCCGATTAATATCTATATGTAACTCAGCACGTTTAAACAAAGCATCACCACGTTCACGATCTGATAAAGATTTAACTGCTGGTAATGAAAGAGCAGAATCAAGTGACTTTAAAGCAGATGTTTTATGACCTTGTAGATCTAAAACTAAGGCTTTCAATATATGAGCTGCTGCATCTTTTGGATCTAACGATAAAGCTTTATCAGCTTCGTTGATAGCTTCTTTAGCTAAATTTGATGATGTTGCTTTGTTTTGAGTAGATCTTGCTCGAGCTAAGAGCTGTGCGCCTAATACGAAATGGCGTTTTGCTTGTACGGTTGCTTTGTTTCTGAATCTCATGTTTGAGATTAGTTTTCTGGGGTAATTGTTCATTACTAAGAACATTATTACTCCCAATAGAAGGAGAAGAGCTTGGATCATAATATCTGAATTCATCCTTTCTTCTCTCTGGAATTCGATCTACTGAGTGAAATTTGGCGACAAATTGGATGCTGGGAATTGGATTTTGACTGAAAAAGGTTTTGTTTTCGTAAAGTCTCTAAAAGTTAGTTTATTGTTTTTGTGCGTCTGTGACTCGACGTTGTCGTGATGGAGAGCATGGCTAGTAACGGGTTGGACCAACGACGGGGAACCAGTAGGTTAGTTCTGCATAATCCAGATTGCGGTCGTCTACAGACTCTATAGTCAACACAGTACTGTAGTCCTAATTTATTAGTCGTAGTTGGGTTCTACAATAATGATGAAACCAGACAAGTATTCTCTACAGTCTACCCCACACTACCCCCGCCATAATACAGATGTAACCAAACAACAAGACCCGTCAAATTCTTGCAGAGAAGCAAAGCAGTGTTGGAGGGGTTGGGATGTGCTAAAGCATTGGTGTTAACTCATTAATAATGTAAAACACAGTGCTTCTGAGATTGGAAAATAGGAAGTTCATAAGAGACATAAAGCTTATGTTGGATTCTTTTGCTTTGCCAAAGATTAGTTATGTGAGAAGGAATGTTAATCACGTAGCTGATTTCATTTCAAAAAAAGTTAGGAAAGACATGttaattgttgaggaatttagtaATGATGTGTCGCATCTTGAAACTCTGTTATTCAGATATATTGAACCTGATAAATTTTAATGGATAAAATTCTCCagttatctaaaaaaaaaagacccgtCAAATTTTGCAAAGAAGCAAGATTCGAGGTTAGTGGTAATTTGggattacaatgagtttaagataagAGAATACGAAGAAATAACAACATGCCAAGAAAtctgacaagagaaagagaaaaattaTTGGAGTAGGACAAAAACAAGTATGACTAAGATCCAATTAAATCAGAGGAAAAATGGTTCTTCTCGGAATTATATTccaacaatttttatttttttctttggaaagagGTGTTCCCAGAATAGGAGTGATTTGTTCAAATTTCTTGTTACTAGAGATGAAAATTACATCGTCAAAGAAATCACCAATGAAGATTCCATCGCCGGATAATGATGAAGACtctggtgaagatttcgtcgCCACAGACAACAAAGATGAAAACTTCGTCATTAGAGAGCATCGatattgatcttaaaacccaagCTAATAACCAAGAACCGTAATTAAAGCGAGGTAAACCTTCAAAGAGGAGATAAAACTACTataatggtgtagataagtagaaaacatgataACAATTAAAGTAAAGTAACTGACTAAACTAGAAAGCAAGAAACAGTGAAGAAACCtgctcagatctagcccaaaCGAGACTACATCTGAGCAGAGGAAGAGTTTTCAGTAATGtgttttgttggagaagaaaaaTGAGTGAGAAAGAAGAAATAAGGAGGAACAAAGAACGCAAAATTTCATTTTACGTACCTAGTTTTCTAATGAAATTAGAGTTTTTGGGGGGAAACTTAAGATAATAATAGAGGTATTAAACCTGAAATTTCAGGACAACACAAAGTAAATACAATAAGATTGATTGTAAGTGACTTTCAAAACAGAACCAAGTGATAAAGCTCAGTAACATAATCTCAATTAACAAAATCATGTATACCAAAATTCTGTAACAATAGTAGTAACGCCCGACCCAACATGGGAGAGACCAATAATGGTAACAATAACACTCGCTTATGTACTGGAGAGTTTGGATTGTTGATTACATGATCCACAACCCTAAAGAACATTTTAAAAAATTTATGAAAATCATATAAACTTCCAAGGAAGGTTTATCAAAATCTTTAATGGTTGCAAAATGAAGATTTCGTCAGAATGATCGTTGGAGGCGGAGGTTCCCATCGAAAAATTCTTCACCAAACTTGGCACTAGAGATCATATGGTGACCCAACATAAGAACCATATTACCAAGAAGAACACAAGATCCATCACTGAAAACACCATACCAGACCTACTAAAACAAACAACCGAAACAAAACATGATCTAACCGAACCTATGTCAAAGATAAACCCAAAAAGAAGAATCGTATGATATGTAAAGTTATCAAAATAAAGCCGATCTAAACAACAACGCTgaattttttgttaaagatgcgATTTGCTTGTAGATTTGAGTTGAATATGGTAGCATGTATTTGTCTCATCAAATCCCAACCCATAGTTGCACGAACAACCCACAACTCAaacaaacaaaaccaaaataacTCGGCAACAAAAACTATAACTTAAGCAATAACATAAGTTAAAACACAAGATAAATAAGAACTAAAGATGGAAATGATATTAAAAGAGGCTGGGGTTCAACACAGTCACATGGCAGCTTAGATCTGGTCCAAGAGAGTCAATGTGAGTAGGCGGCGGCtaggttttttaggtttttggtttagagaggaaagaaaaaatttaggttttcttCATTGAGTTTTTGGAAATCAATCTTATGTACTCTCTTTTAAAtggggtttttatttatttattcgaagTTTCATTTAATTAATTAGATAGTTAATAATTGACCCATTATTTGGTGGAAGGTGATTTATGTTGTTTTTTGGCACCTTTGGAAGGAAATGAACAACAGGGCTTTTGGTGGTAGGGCTATGGAAGTTGAGGAACTTATTTTTTCTTATAAAGAAGACtatttttctttggtttttggaTAAGGATGTGTTTAAATCTGTTTCTGTAAATCAGGTCTTATTTCATTGGGATACAGTCATCCGTATGTAATTTTGTGAATGCACTGTTCCTAGGCTtgtaattatttttcttttttaatataacctttccttattcaaaaaaaataataaaatttgacCCATTTTCATGCATGCTTATAATCTTATTCTTATTACATAACTACCAAAAATAACTAATCAGATAAAACTGAAATTTTACGTGAACACTTATTCGAGAGTGTGCACATAATTGGATTGTATCTCATTttgttatatctctatctctcctGCCCACTTGGCGATGATGAGTTGGTAATACTTAACTGGCTCCTACATATCTACAATACATGATCAATTGTGTGCAcacctttttttttgtatatatgcgAAAAGGCTGACGCCGACAACACCAATTTTTTCATTTGGACCTATaatacaaaacctaatacaattgcaagtagataaACTTAATGATCCTATAAACAATATGTAATACGGTTTATCTTTCTTGTACAATCAGTAGTTTAGATCAGAGATCCGTGAACCTGTTTGTATACAAGAACTctagacgatctcaaaaatcaatatccaagatcaacctaGTATATATCGGAACAATACACGAACCagattccaacaagaacaagtcttgtaatctatattttaaTATACGAATACTCAATAACAAGTCTTGTAGGTTCCATATAGTTTTAGTTAGAAACTGTCTAGGTCGTTAATCGAATCACTTggttttactttaattatatcaaacacaaatataatgcggaagtaaaaagtaaagcaagacatggagaaatttttttaacgaggaaaattacacctgcagaaaaaccccgggaccccatccaaatttgaacaccgaatcgtattaagccgctacagacactagcctattatcagacttcagactgaaatgtagttgaggccAAATCCAACCTCCAAGCAatttagttacagtcgcgctccttacgtctcttgaacctcgcaatgcTCTATGCAATTGATTGTCTTAGTTGACGtcttttacagcctaagagttgcttcgaccTAAGTGAATACTTTTTGATATTCTGATTTCACAAAACATTGGTTCGGTTTCCCTTTACATGTGAATCAAGGTTTCGAAAATCTTGTGCTTGTTTTGAACAATTtcaaggtaaaagtaatatcaaaacaaacttgcataattagggtttatactcTTCAAAACTTGTAGAGATActtaattattctacaacaagaacaactagaaaaaATCTAGATATATCTTGTTAAAACTTGTTAAGGTATGAGACACCTTATATgaagtttttctttttaatctaGATTTTGACCAACTAGTGTCGACGTAGGATCTTAGATTGAAATCTAGCaattctagggtttatgatcaacaatccTTGAatggccttatatcagaagagaataacCTTATAGTAGACAAGGATTATTAAaataacctagattacaagttgcttAACTGTCAAGGAAGATTATTACCAACATGTGATTTGTAATCCTTAAGCGAAGTCTTATTGTCTCACTCTTGTCCACGAAGAACAACGgtagtggaaaacaaccttatgaagcacaCACAAATTTTCCAAGTGATGAATTGCATAACttacatgaaccctttatttatagtgaatggtTGCTTGAATTAAGCAAGTTCGTGATttatttccttttacaagactctccttattttgagagtctttcctaagttacaactctggcataaataattaaataaatgatTACATTAGCATAATttcaaataaaatattaagatattTCAATATTGTGGGACCACTTGGTTTGTAAACCATATAATATATTTAAATATTTCCAAATGTTGGTCTTTAAAGAAGAATCCTGCTTGCTCTTCCAAGCAAAACTGAGTgattcagtcaagatcaaactcttctgaaaatacaaATAATGCTCGAATGATGACcaccaaaaaataccaaaattctcataaATAATCAGTCATCGACATGGTGGCCCATGCACTACCGTATCCTGTCCTGGTCGATCCTATTTTTGCCACCATGGACGATCTATCACATATGTTGATTAGTCATTCAATTAATCCTatgtgaaaaggagagggtaccaagtacaccatcaactttttcattcgacaacatgtatggacaaaactcAATACAATTTCAAGCATactaacttaatgatccttgggTATATGTGTGTGGAGTTTATATAtgtatctcttctcaatcagtatgtataaacAAAAGGGTCCAtggacctgattgttaagaagagtagttggacgatcccaaaaatcaatatccaagatcaatatagtcgtatccaaataacccAATCGGAATTATGTCAAATAacaaacttgttatctatctttcaagatacgaattcaacaaaaaacaagttttgtaaTCCATCACAATTGGATGGACCTATCTACTGAaattgaatacgtactacttCCGTAAATCCtattttaaagataaacaatataatggggaaaagaaaaaacacaagtcaccataagttttgttaacgaggaaaccacaactgcATAAAAACCTGGGACTTCGTCCAGATTTGAGCACCAAACTTTATTAAGACGCTATggacactagcctattatcagacttcgaactggaatgcagttgagaccgaatccacccacCAAGAGATTCAGTTAAAGTCACGATCCTTACGTATCTTGAACTTCGCAAGGTCCTaaacaattgattcccttagctgacgtcctttatatcctaagagtttctccaaactaagtgaagacttttgataccaatattcctctaacagataagcctatttgacttccctttagatcaaatatcaaggcttggaaatctgctcgcagtagacaaagctagcaaacctcagaATCCAGAACAATTATACTCACTTAGATGAAAAGCCTGGATCTTTTACCaattctcaagaacaatcttcaacttatcaattaagaatagttttcagatatccatcttgaggaatcaaaaagtctaagacgaatagaactttgtgatttttatctatgtTACATGAAAGTGATTATtagaacctcgataacaaaaaaaTAAGATCGGGATTCACGagctatcaaggtaaagatagtagatcctagcttcacgaatccccaaagttaagtctttcagttatagacctaattatgtttctcagaagaAACCTAGGTCaacagaggacgactctagcaatcaactaggacacaaagtgtgaGAGATTGAATTTTCTAGTTAAaggagcatctctatttatagtttttcaagaacgagggttgcttagaattcaagctaagaaaaattgagaatcaagcaaacactttataTGTTTAGATGaagctctaattagggtttcaagtaagcttGTGAGAAATtatcttgaaaatacaataaaagaataTACACTTTGGTCCACTAACAGAACCGTGTATACTGGCCGttctgtttttggaaaatattccttTCGAACTATAAGcaaattgatgtttattcaaacaaataagagtttaatcatgatgcacacacacaCAAGTGTTTTAGAAATCAATAAAGTcgtagaagtgtttaagagagtcatagcaatattaaacatattaaaaaaaagtctttgagcatctgctgaGTTTTACTAGGACCACTtgtgaaacggttcgtgaaccacgCGTAAGGCTAAAGTTCACGAGTCAAAGagccacggttcgtgaaccgggttcgccaaccctacgcAGCTCGAAAACTCAGATGTCTACGGTTTGTAAACCGGGTTCGCCAATTGCTAGCATATTCTACAACATTAAAaaatcagttcaccacggttcgtgaactgtccccAACTGAACTTACGGTTTGTGAACTAGATTCTCCAACCTTCCCTGTATTTATGAAACTCATATATTTATGGTTtgtgaactggttcgccaacctaccctgtgCAAAAATATCAAAAGTTttgaatttctctcttatgatgtttgaaacattctcaaatgataaaattaatTGTATGGGCGATTTTCAGTTGATCCGCAAATTAATTCTcgaacaaaaaaaattgtttcaaactaatattgttaaggacctttgaagaTCTAtgatttaatcatattttgagatatttaaCAAGGCAAGCTTGAGTCaaaatttcatctttgtaaatctactagaagtcatacaacATAGTCTGAAATGATATAATGGTAGGATAGTGACTAAAATAGAATATTTCAATCCTCGTATACCTGATAAAAGAACTACtttaaatgtcttcgtcgatctccagtcttcgagggtgatgtctgatactcaactatcaaatcctaacctagtccgagactttacttagtagactaggaatcaagatatagttttgatcaactaaaattgacaataagcttgagataggaaAAATTgtgggttcgaccgagcattgctcaaACGCTCTGCAATCCATTTTGGTGTATCCTCTTTACATCATACGGACAATCATCCATATGCTGCCTAGTCGGTCCCACCACCACCAATGGCCGGTCCTCAAACTTGTTGGTCAGTCGGTCCTCATACCTATTGGTCGGTCTTTCATTAATTGCTCATTGGTCCATCAatttccaaattagggtttgcagagcATAGTTCTAATTAGGTATGATTATCAATAATTTTTATAtggatccagctatcaatatttcatTGGTCGATTATCCAATATTTCATTGGTCGAccaacctgttagagcattgctcggttgaacccacaagttttgttatctcaagcttgttgtcaatgttaggtaatcaaaactatatcttgatttctagtctactaagtcaagtttcggataggttagaattgtagttgagtatcagagatcacccttgaagagtGAAGATCGACGAAAACATTTGGAGAAATTCTGtaccaggtatgtgaagactaaaccattctattttactcactataccatcattctatGTTTTGAGAccatgtcgtatgacttatagtagatttGCAAAGAAAATGTTTCGAGTCAAGATCGTCTTaagaaaaatctcgaaatatgatttagcgattatatgttcaaaggtccttaacaatattagttctatgaattaatttgtggatccattgaaaattgcccatgcaaatgattatatcacctgggaatgtttcaaacatcataagagagaaatatgagtTTACTGAAATTtttactcagggtaggttggcgaaccagttcgcaaactatAGATATATGTGGTatagaaatacaggaaggttggcgaaccagttcgcaaaccacaagttcagttgggaacagttcacgaacccggttggcgAACTGTGGTGAACTAAGTTGGATGAAttggctagcagttggcgaactcggttcacgaatcgtgatcaactgagtttggtagtcttgtagggttggcgatttcaattcacaaaccgtatcaccctgactcgtgaacaagccctaTGGTTAGCAAACTGTTGTACCAAGTGTCTCGATAATGGttagcagatgcttaaagacttattattttaatatgtttaaaaTTGCTAAAAccctcttaaacacttctaagacttcattgattactTAAAAACTTATGTGTTTGTATCATGATCAATTTCTtatgtgtttaaatgaacatcaaatagcttTTAGTTCTTTGGATAACTTGCTAAATcaaccgaacaatcattatacacagttccgtaaccgaacttaattatGTGTATAGTCTTCTACTGTAGTTTGAAGACCTAATTTTTCTGCTTGATTATCgagttatcttagattgaatttTAACCTAATCTTGGTatatgaaaactataaatagagcatctcTGTCAACTGGGAAAGTCAATCCCCGACACTTTGTATCCTAGATGATTATAAAGCCGCCctctattgaccttttaggtatacgactaaaagacttcgcttggggattcgtgaatcaAGGTtcaactatctttaccttgatagatCATGTATCCTAATGTCGCTTTTTTGTTATCAgggtttttgtaatctctttcaggaaagatagatagtaatcaaagttctcttcgtctcggaatttgtgattcctcaagatagatatctaaagactgatcttagttgatctttcgacgattgttcttgagaggtggttaagaatctaggttgctcttcagGAGTCCTAAGTTTCGGATTTGTGAGTTTGCTAGCTTTGTatttgcaaacagatttccacaccATGATTTTTGATCTAAatgaaaatcaaataggcttatctgttagaggaagattggtatcaaaagtcttcactttgccgaagcaactcttaggctgtaaatgaCTTCAActcagggaatcaagtgcgaagaaccttgcgaggttcaagagacgtaaggagcgcgactgtaactgaatcacttaGATGGtgtattcggtctcaactacattccagtcagaagtttgatagtaggatagtgtatgtagcggcttaatattgtgtggtgttcaatctggatgagttcccggtgtttttctgctattgcggtttcctcgttaacaaattttttggtgttttgtgtttttccttttcttcattatattgtttatctttataattgtatttacacaggtttgtacgtattcaatctaagtggATACATCCGCTTAATTGTAATGGATTAAGAGACTAATTTCTTGtaaaattcgtatcttgaaagatatataacaagtttaatcacttggcataattccgattaaattatttggatacgactagattgatcttggatattgatttttaagatcgtccaagtactctgcttaacaatctgGTTCACGGGCCTTGCGCTTATATATATACTGATTGAGTAaaggttgagatattaactcgatatacatattatcaaggatcattaagttggtctacttgcaattgtattaagttttgtctgtataggtttccgaacgaaaaagttcggtgtatttggtatcccttgCGTTTTTCACAATCAATATTACATCTGTCGATTTACTAATATTTTAATATCATAATCTCTGTTTTTTCATTCTACCACTCATGTCATGGTGGATCGAGGATGAATATTTTATAGTAACTCTGCTTTATTCATCTTCATCTAATTTCCTGTCAAATGCTTGACATATCAAAATACATATTTGTCCATGATGGATTCAACAATCTCATCAGCCATGTGCTCATCAATCCAAATCATTCGAGTATCATTGTTGCCTCAGTTGGAACCATAATCTGTCATAATCATCAATAATCTATTAGACTCAACGTCCATGGTCTGCAAAGCATAATTGTTATCTTAGGAGACACCTTATGCTGCATCTATCATAATGACAAGTCACAAAGCATGTCAAGTTCTTCATTAagaattatgctcgactcatcaagctAAGACTCACTGTCTATccaagtcaacaattgaccaaaTACATACTTGTCTGCAAAATAGACTTCACATgaaacatcaatcatgtcacatgggggatattagggttttggtctggcctACAACATGTGAG includes the following:
- the LOC113289408 gene encoding uncharacterized protein LOC113289408 gives rise to the protein MNSDIMIQALLLLLGVIMFLVMNNYPRKLISNMRFRNKATVQAKRHFVLGAQLLARARSTQNKATSSNLAKEAINEADKALSLDPKDAAAHILKALVLDLQGHKTSALKSLDSALSLPAVKSLSDRERGDALFKRAELHIDINRRRRVDSAIADLIESVKLSSENSKAYCILGQCYEQKEMVDEARVAYESAKKIEPSSVLAREGLQRLRP